The nucleotide window AGATTCAGCTATGTAACGGGTGCTCCTATCTAAAATGTCATTCAGATCCTGAGAAATTAATAAATCCTTACTGAAATCATATAAAGAGGATATGAATGCTTCTCGTTGCCTGGTGTATTCAACCTGCCTTTTAACCGTGTCCGCCAGTAAGCTGGTAATTATTCCCACCACGAATAACACTAAGAAAGTGGGGATGAACCTTACATCATCAACAGCGAAGGTGTAAAATGGTGGGACAAAGAAGAAATCAAAGGCTACCACTGCCAGTAATGAAGCTAATATTCCGGCTTTTCTCCCTGCCAGCATACCAGTAAGAGCTACCGGTATGATGAAGATCATGGGTATGTTAATAGCTTCAATGAATGGTTGTAACATCAAACAGATTATGAGAGTGGCCCCAATGCTTATCAAGCTGACAGCGTAGGGTTTCCAATCGAATGTTGTATCGGAATCCTTTTTCTTGAAAGTTGAATCTTCAGGATATTTATCCTCATTTTCCACAACCAAAACCTGTGCATCACTTTTCTGGATTACTTTGTTGATTATGGAACCTTCAATAAGTTCCTGGAGGCGTGTTCTCCGTGAATGTCCCATTAAAATAAGAGTAATGTTTTTTGACTGGGCTAAAGATACTATTTCATCAGAGATGGATCCAGTTAAACGAAAGACCATACCCCCCAGTTCATCGACCAGTTTCAGATTGTTTTCCAGCTGTTGAATTTCCCCTTTCCTCACTCTGAGTTTGTAAGAGGGTTCAACATAAACTGCAAACCATTCTGCATTAAAGCGATCCGCGAACCGGTGCGCTATTCGAATTAACCTTTTAGAAGATGCATTGGGACTTATGCATACCATTATGCGGTTGCTGGTTTCCCAGGGCCCTAGTATATTTTCTTTTTTAAGGTAATAGTCCATGTCATAATCCACATGTACTGTGGCGTATCTCAGGGCCATTTCCCTTAATGCAACCAGATTTTTTTCGGTGAAAAAGTTTTCCATTGCCTGTTTAGCTTTTTCAGGGATGTAAACTTTCCCCTCTTTGAGTCTTTCCAATAATTCATCAATGGGCAGATCAACCAGTTCGATCTTATCTGCTAACTCTATAATTTTATCGGGAACCGTTTCCCTAATTTCCACACCAGTAATCTGCCGTACAATGTCATTGATACTTTCTATGTGCTGGATGTTGAGAGTGGAATAGACGTTGATACCTGCATTGAGGAGTTCTTCCACATCCTGATAACGTTTGAGGTGGCGTGACCCTGGAACGTTGTTATGGGCCAGTTCATCCACCAGCACGTAATCTGGTTTTCTTTTCAGAACCTGGTCTATGTCCATCTCATCCAGTGTGATCCCCCTGTAATCTATCTTCTGGCGGGGGATCACTTCCAATCCCTTAAGGAGTTCTCTGGTTTCTGATCTTCCATGGGTTTCTGCAATACCCACCACCACATCTTTCCCCTGCTTTTGGAGAATATGTGCCTCGGAGAGCATTCTGTACGTTTTTCCAACTCCGGCCACATATCCCAGGAATATCTTCAGGTGTCCCCTTCGTTGATCTTTCCTGCTCTCTTCTTTTTTAATTAAACTTAGGAGCTGGTCCGGGTCGGGTCTCTGGTTTTCTTCATTCATTTTCTTATTTTTCCAATTCTCCTCAATGTTTCCCATCTTCCATTACTTTTTAAGGTTGTCCAGGGCTATGTTGAGTTTCAACACATTTACAATTTCCTTCCCCAGTCCCAGGAAAGTGTTCTCCTGGTTACTGGTTATTATCTCCCTAACCTGGGACTCGCTTATTCCCCTGGTACTGGCAATTCTTGGAACCTGGATCATGGCTGAATCCACATAGATGTATCCTTCCAGTCCACTGCCAGATGCAAGAACCAGGTCCGCAGGGATGGTTGCATTGTCCGGTAAGGAATCTTCGGTTTTAATCTGCTGTATTCTCTGGGTAACATTGGCAATCAGTTTTTGATTGGTTGGTCCCAGATTGGATCCACTGGATGTGCTGGAGTTATAGTCAATTACTGAGGGCCTGCCGTGGAAGTAGGCAGGACTTGAGAAGTTCTGTCCTATAAGTTGGGAACCAATTACAGTTCCATTTCCATTTTTTACCAGGTTTCCATTGGCCTGTTCTGGAAATACGACTTGAGATATTCCAGTGATAACCAGGGGGTAAATTATGCCCAGGAATATGGTGAACACCACGAATATTAATATTGCTCTTTCTAAGTCTTTCATGGTTTAACCTCCCAGTCCTAATGTGGTTATTAAAATATCCAGTAGTTTGATACCTACAAATGGTATAATCAATCCCCCACCACCGTATATGAGGAGATTCATACCCAGCAGTCTGGATACAGACGATGTTTCACGGAATTTAACTCCCCTTAATGCCAGGGGGATCAGCAGGGGGATCACGATAGCATTGAAGATTACTGCTGCTAGAACTGCGCTGGATGGTGTGGACAAACCCATAATGTTCAAAATACCCAGTTCGGGGTAGGCTACTGCAAATACAGCGGGAATTATTGCGAAATACTTTGCCACATCATTGGCTATGCTGAAGGTGGTTAAAGCTCCCCTGGTGATGAGGATTTCCTTCCCGATCTCCACTATATCCAGTAATTTAGAGGGGGATGAATCCAGATCTATCATGTTGGCTGCTTCCCGGGCTGCAGATGTTCCTGCACTCATGGCCACGGCAACATCAGCCTGTGCCAGTGCCGGTGCATCGTTGGTTCCATCTCCAATCATGGCCACCAGATACTGATTGTCTCCAGATTGATATTTACGGATCATCTCCAGCTTGGTTTCCGGCCTGGCCTGGGCACTGAAATCATCCACTCCAGCTTCAGCAGCTATTGAAGCAGCTGTTAGGGGATTGTCTCCAGTTATCATAATGGATTTGATTCCCATACGCCTTAGCTGGGCCAGCTTGTTTTTAATACCCTTCTTTATAATATCCTTCAGCCGTATGACACCCAGTACCCCGTTTTCGTTGGCCACCACCAGTGGAGTGTCGCCTTTTACGGACACATCATCCACCGCTTTTTTTACCTCAGGAGAGACTGTTAAACCGTTACCCACAACAAAGGTTTCTATGGCATCTGCTGATCCCTTCCTGATCTTATTTGAACCTATGTCCACCCCGCTCATTCGTGTTTCAGGAGTGAAAGGGACAAATATGGTATCTTCAGGTGGGTGGATATTTCTCCCGTGGATGTCCAGTTCTTTCTTGGCTAACTTGACAATACTACGTCCTTCTGGTGTTTCATCGGCCAGAGAGGACATCAAAGAGGCCTGGATCAAATCATTCATCTTAACATCCGCAGCCGGGATGAATTCTGTGGCCATTCTGTTTCCCAGGGTGATGGTCCCGGTTTTATCCAGTAGAACCACACTTACATCTCCAGAGGCTTCCACTGCCCTGCCACTTAAGGCCACCACATTGTGCTGCAGTAACCTATCCATACCCGCAATACCGATAGCTGGTAGGAGTGCTCCGATGGTTGTGGGCATCAGACACACCAACAAAGCTATTAAAATTGGTATGGATATGGATATTCCCATGTAACCGGCAAATGCAGGTAGAGTGACTACCACCGCTACGAACAGTGTAGTTAAGGCAATGAGGAGAATCTCAAGGGCTTTTTCATTGGGTGTTTTCTGCCTTTTGGCACTCTCCACCATACCGATCATGTTATCCAGGAAGGTGTGGCCTGGATCTGCAGTGATCTGGATCTTGATGGTACCGGAGAGTAGTTTGGTTCCACCAGTTACTCCACTTTTATCCCCTCCAGATTCCCTTACTACTGGGGCAGATTCTCCAGTAACCGCTGATTCATCCACCAGCGCCGTACCTTCACTTATATCCCCATCACTGGGTATGATGTCCCCTTCTTCCACCAGTACCCGGTCACCTTTTTTCAGGGAAAGTGCTGATACTTCTTCGGTAGATCCATCATCATGGAGGATTAGGGCTTGTGCCTCACTTCTACTGCGTTTTAAAGATTCAGCGCGGGCTTTTCCCTGGCTTTCTGCTATGGCTTCGGCGAAGTTTGCAAATAAAACTGTGAACCATAACCATAGGGTGATCTGAATGTTGAACAGGTACCCTGCACCAGTTATTATGTTAATGATGGTTTGTACTGTGGTGATCACTGCCCCTATTTCCACTATGAGCATTACTGGGTTTTTAAGGAGGGTGATTGGATTTAATCTGGTGAATGATCCCTTAAGGGCCTGTATTAAAATTTCTTTTTGGAAAATGCTTGAAGTTTTCTCTTTCATGATCACACCTCCCTATGATGTTATATTTCCTCCCTGCATGAACAGGTGGTCGAGTCCGGGTCCCAAAGCAAATACTGAGAAGAAAGTAAGCGCTCCCAGTAATATTACCACTCCTGCCACCAGTATAATGAATAATGGACCGGTGGTGGGGAAGGTTGCTGAACTGGTGGGAACTTTTCCTTTTTTAGCCAGTAAGCCTGCCAGGGCAATTGCAGGGATTATGGTGGCGAATCTACCAATGAGCATGGCCAGGCCGAGGGTTAGATTATAAAATACAGTGTTGGCACTCAACCCTGCAAATGCTGAACCATTATTCCCTATTGTGGAGAAGTAGGCATAGAGTATTTCAGACATGCCGTGTGCTGAAGGGTTGTTGAGACCGGCCAGACCATCCGGTGTGGATAGGGCAATTGCCGCCAGGATCAGTATGGCTGCCTGAGGCACTACCAGAGGTATGACCGCCAGTGTCATCTCCGGGGGACCTAATTTCTTACCAAGGAATTCAGGTGTTCTGCCGATCATTAGTCCGGCTATGAACATGGTTAAAATGACGTAGAATAACATTCCAGCCAGTCCCACTCCCAATCCACCAAATATAACTTCCCCGGTTGCCATGTTGAACATGAAAACCAATCCGGTGAGGGGCATGGCACTGTCGTGCATCATGTTCACCCCACCATTGGAAACAATGGTGGTGGCGGCTCCCCATGCAGTGGATTCACCAACTCCCAATCTCACTTCTTTTCCTTCCAGGTTTCCACTGGAGACTCCCATTTTTTCAATGATGGGGTTGGTCTGGTCTTCAGACCATAAGGCCACTCCCAGTCCAGTGACAAAGAGAATCATCATCACCGCGAATATTGCCAGTCCCTGTTTGAAGTTCCGGATCATGTAGCCGAAGGCAAATACCAGAGACATTGGTAATAGGAGTATGGCTATGGATTCCAGGAAGTTGGTTATGCCGTTGGGATTCTCGAAGGGGTGAGCAGAGTTCACGTTGAAGAACCCGCCACCATTGGATCCCAGCATTTTTATTGCAACCTGTGATGCTGCGGGCCCAAGGGGAATAATTTGATTGGCTCCTTCAATGGTCTGGGCAGTTGCATAAGGGTCGAAGGTCTGAACCACTCCCTGTGAAACCAGTAAGAGTGCCAGGATTACAGAAAGGGGTAAGAGTATGTAAAGCACCGAACGGGTCATGTCCACCCAGAAATTACCCAGATTTTCTGTATTTTTGCGGATAAATCCCCGGATTAGAACCAGAACCGCGGCAATTCCCACTGCTGCTGAGACGAAGTTCTGAACTGCCAGACCCATCATCTGGGTGAGGTAGCTCATGGTGGTTTCACCAGCATAGGATTGCCAGTTGGTGTTGGTTACAAAAGAAATTGCGGTGTTAAGGGCAGTATCCCATCTTACACCCGGAAAACCTTCAGGGTTAAGTGGTAAATATCCCTGTAATAGCTGCAGGGTGAAAAGAAATAGTATGGCGATAATGTTAAAAACTATAAGTGAATAGGCATAGCGTTTCCAGTTCATCTCCTCATTTTCATCAACCCCAACCAGGCGGTAGATGAAACGTTCCACCGGTTGCATGACCGGGGTCATGAAGGTTCTCTGCCCGGTGAAAACCTTGGACATGTATTTTCCAATGGGCACCGCCAGAACAACCGTGACCACCAGGAGGATTAGAATAAAAATCAGATCTTCTGTTGCCATCCCATAACCCCCCTCGTTCTGTAATCTATCACAGAACTAGTTATATTTGGTTTATTAGAATCGTTTGTTACCTTAGAAACAGTTAAGTTAGTAATTAGGTTGAATTCGGAATAAGGGTTAAATCTAGAATCTTGATTAAATCCAGAATGGTTGAACCCAGGATAAAGGTTAAATCCAGAATAGTACTCAAATTCAGAAAAATGGTTATATCCAGAATAGTCATTAAATCCAGGATAATTCCGCTTTTTACATGGCAAAAATGATTTGTTAAAAGTAGTATGGTCTTTGTAAGAATTTTTTACATTGAAATTTAATTCCGCATTGAAATTTAATTTTTCAGTATTTACGGTTAGTTCCATACAATTATCAATAGATGAATAATTCTCTATAAATGAAGACGAATCATCACCCATAAATGAATCACCATCTTCTTTTTCTGCAACTTCCATTATTATACACCCCTAGGTAGGAATCTACAACATGTTTAAACACTAAGTTTCATGAGAACTAACCTCTTATCATCTTTAAATCATTTTACAACAGATTTAAGCTGCATTAGATTTCAGACTGAGATAGCTCCATTGGACTATATTACATTCATTTTATCAATTACACTCACAAGTTTTATGTCTTCTATTTTCCAGATATTCATTACCGAGATCACCTCTCACTTCCATTCCATCTTCCTATACTCGATCAACTAAGGAAACATGCCTGTAGGAAAAATATCCTACCGAATTAAATTTTCAGGACTAATAAAGACATTTCCTTAATTTTAAACTGCATAGACTTGCAATGGGTGACTATTTAACTTATTCCCACGGTGACTTCGATAAGTCAATTCACAATATGGGAAATTTTAAACCTCGTAACGATCGTACTTTCTCCTATTTAAATTTTGCTCAAAAAAACAGTAGATAAACTTTGCATAAAAATACAGAGACCTCTTTATTTAACGTTAAAAAAATTAATTATGAATTTTATTTTATTTCATCCATTTTGAATTAATTATATTTAAAAAAAAATACTCATGCAACCGCAAGCAAACTATTAATCTTATAACTAATCATATATCAGCTATCACTTACATACGTCAACCTGAAATGAAGTATATCTAATTTTCAGTACTGGATGATAATTTAATCAAAGACTAAATTAGGTTACTTCATTAATAACAAAGATTATATGTTAGTCTGATCTACCTTTACCGGCTAGAAAAAATTAAGGTATTTCTAGAGTGAAGAATAAGGGGTTGTGGGCAATGCAACAGATTCACCGCTTGAGTAGAAGAGAAGTTAAGACTATACTGCACCATACCGGGAATGTGTGCATACTCCTGGCAGCCGCCATGTTAATTCCCATATTAATCACTTTTATCTATAATGAACCGAAATACATAGCTCCTTTTCTTTATTCTGCCATTATAAGTATGATTATTGGTTTTCTTCTGGTGAAACTGTTTAAAGTTGAAATTAAAATGACACTGAAAAGTGCCATGATCTTCTCCACCATCATATGGCTTATTGCCTGTGCACTGGGAGCTTTACCCTACTATCTTTCCGGGGATTTATCTTATCTTAACTCTTATTTTGAGGCCATGTCTGGTTTCACAACAACTGGTTTCAGCATGTACGCAAACCTGGATGCAGTTTCTTATACCATGAACTTCTGGAGGGCTTTCACCCAATGGATTGGTGGTCTTGGAATCATATTCCTTCTTCTTGCACTTTTAAGATCCACCGGTGCTGATGTAATGCGCCTTTACCTGGCAGAAGGCCGAGAAGAAAGATTAGTACCCAGTATTAAGCATTCAACCAGGATTATTGTTTACATATACCTCTTATTCACTGGAATTGGAATTCTCCTATTTTTAGCCGCAGGAATGCCACTGTTTGACTCTGTATTCCACACCTTCGTTTCTTTATCCACTGGAGGGTTTGGAATGCATAACACAAGTATCCTGTTCTACAACAGCTTCT belongs to uncultured Methanobacterium sp. and includes:
- a CDS encoding DUF4118 domain-containing protein — encoded protein: MNEENQRPDPDQLLSLIKKEESRKDQRRGHLKIFLGYVAGVGKTYRMLSEAHILQKQGKDVVVGIAETHGRSETRELLKGLEVIPRQKIDYRGITLDEMDIDQVLKRKPDYVLVDELAHNNVPGSRHLKRYQDVEELLNAGINVYSTLNIQHIESINDIVRQITGVEIRETVPDKIIELADKIELVDLPIDELLERLKEGKVYIPEKAKQAMENFFTEKNLVALREMALRYATVHVDYDMDYYLKKENILGPWETSNRIMVCISPNASSKRLIRIAHRFADRFNAEWFAVYVEPSYKLRVRKGEIQQLENNLKLVDELGGMVFRLTGSISDEIVSLAQSKNITLILMGHSRRTRLQELIEGSIINKVIQKSDAQVLVVENEDKYPEDSTFKKKDSDTTFDWKPYAVSLISIGATLIICLMLQPFIEAINIPMIFIIPVALTGMLAGRKAGILASLLAVVAFDFFFVPPFYTFAVDDVRFIPTFLVLFVVGIITSLLADTVKRQVEYTRQREAFISSLYDFSKDLLISQDLNDILDRSTRYIAESFNYEVLILLPDEENNLKMRSRFGESETYDGHELGVSNWVYENKKEAGCGTDTLASSKWYHIPLKVQNGILGVMAISPDVNMDSREKRLIDAFASVVALALSNSINKN
- the kdpC gene encoding potassium-transporting ATPase subunit KdpC, translating into MKDLERAILIFVVFTIFLGIIYPLVITGISQVVFPEQANGNLVKNGNGTVIGSQLIGQNFSSPAYFHGRPSVIDYNSSTSSGSNLGPTNQKLIANVTQRIQQIKTEDSLPDNATIPADLVLASGSGLEGYIYVDSAMIQVPRIASTRGISESQVREIITSNQENTFLGLGKEIVNVLKLNIALDNLKK
- the kdpB gene encoding potassium-transporting ATPase subunit KdpB; amino-acid sequence: MKEKTSSIFQKEILIQALKGSFTRLNPITLLKNPVMLIVEIGAVITTVQTIINIITGAGYLFNIQITLWLWFTVLFANFAEAIAESQGKARAESLKRSRSEAQALILHDDGSTEEVSALSLKKGDRVLVEEGDIIPSDGDISEGTALVDESAVTGESAPVVRESGGDKSGVTGGTKLLSGTIKIQITADPGHTFLDNMIGMVESAKRQKTPNEKALEILLIALTTLFVAVVVTLPAFAGYMGISISIPILIALLVCLMPTTIGALLPAIGIAGMDRLLQHNVVALSGRAVEASGDVSVVLLDKTGTITLGNRMATEFIPAADVKMNDLIQASLMSSLADETPEGRSIVKLAKKELDIHGRNIHPPEDTIFVPFTPETRMSGVDIGSNKIRKGSADAIETFVVGNGLTVSPEVKKAVDDVSVKGDTPLVVANENGVLGVIRLKDIIKKGIKNKLAQLRRMGIKSIMITGDNPLTAASIAAEAGVDDFSAQARPETKLEMIRKYQSGDNQYLVAMIGDGTNDAPALAQADVAVAMSAGTSAAREAANMIDLDSSPSKLLDIVEIGKEILITRGALTTFSIANDVAKYFAIIPAVFAVAYPELGILNIMGLSTPSSAVLAAVIFNAIVIPLLIPLALRGVKFRETSSVSRLLGMNLLIYGGGGLIIPFVGIKLLDILITTLGLGG
- the kdpA gene encoding potassium-transporting ATPase subunit KdpA yields the protein MATEDLIFILILLVVTVVLAVPIGKYMSKVFTGQRTFMTPVMQPVERFIYRLVGVDENEEMNWKRYAYSLIVFNIIAILFLFTLQLLQGYLPLNPEGFPGVRWDTALNTAISFVTNTNWQSYAGETTMSYLTQMMGLAVQNFVSAAVGIAAVLVLIRGFIRKNTENLGNFWVDMTRSVLYILLPLSVILALLLVSQGVVQTFDPYATAQTIEGANQIIPLGPAASQVAIKMLGSNGGGFFNVNSAHPFENPNGITNFLESIAILLLPMSLVFAFGYMIRNFKQGLAIFAVMMILFVTGLGVALWSEDQTNPIIEKMGVSSGNLEGKEVRLGVGESTAWGAATTIVSNGGVNMMHDSAMPLTGLVFMFNMATGEVIFGGLGVGLAGMLFYVILTMFIAGLMIGRTPEFLGKKLGPPEMTLAVIPLVVPQAAILILAAIALSTPDGLAGLNNPSAHGMSEILYAYFSTIGNNGSAFAGLSANTVFYNLTLGLAMLIGRFATIIPAIALAGLLAKKGKVPTSSATFPTTGPLFIILVAGVVILLGALTFFSVFALGPGLDHLFMQGGNITS